The following DNA comes from Candidatus Poribacteria bacterium.
TGAACAATTAATCGGAATCATCACTGAACGGGATCTGCTTCAGCACTTGAGTGGGCAGCGCGCTGCACCGGCGGAATTTAAGGTCGAACAGGTGATGACAGCGGACCCAGAGACACTACGCGCCAGTGACCCAATTGCCTTCGCTCTAAACCTGATGCATCTGGGGCACTTCCGGCACCTACCTCTCTGTGTTTGGGACGACCAAGGAGAGGCATACCCCATCGGTATAATTTCAACCCGCGATATTCTGGAACATATCGCCATATTTATAGAAAATCAGGAGTAGGAGGCGTAACCATGCTATATGACCTGGCAATTGATGAAGAATTAGAGCAGATGGACGAAGATGCTGCCTTGAGAGCATGGAGCGCGCCAGAGATTCAGGTTTCGCTAAAGGATTTGATGCGTCCCATCATTCAGATTGACATTGACGCCAACACAAACGAAGCCATAGACCTGTTGTTAGCAAACAACATCGGCGCCGCACCTGTTGTTGAGAACGGTTATCTCCGCGGAATATTTAGTGAGCGAGATGTGCTAAACCAAATTCTCAATAAACAGGTCGGCGACTTGGACGACATTAACGTTACAGAATTCATGATCGCAGACCCGCAGACAGCACAGCCGGAAGATACATTGAACACTGCCATCCTCTACATGGCACGGGGCGGTTACCGACACGTCCCGATTGTTGATACGGAAAATCGCCCGATTGGGATGGTATCCATTCGGGACGCGATCTCCTATCTTGTCGAGGAATTTCTCCAAGAAGTCTTAACGCTACCGCCGAAACCGGTTCGAGACGCTTTTAAAGCCCGAGAGGGTGCCTAAATCTTCAAAACTTTTCATATTTCTTTGGTGCGGTTGCCAAACACGCACCTACCATAACAAAGGACAATTGTGATGCGCAAGCCAGTAGAGCAAATCGAGGAAGCGACAATCCTATTTGCTGGCGACTCCGGCGATGGGTCGCAGACCATTGGCACACAAATGACTGAAACCACCGCCCTCATTGGGAACGATGTCGCCACGCTCCCCGATTACCCCGCTGAAATCCGTGCACCCGCCGGATCGTTAGCAGGGGTGTCAGGGTTCCAACTCCACTTCTCAAGCGAACAAATTCATACCCCCGGTGATCTCTGTGATGTTCTCGTCGCGATGAACCCTGCGGCTTTAAAGGTCCACCTCAACAAACTCAAACCCAACGGCATCCTGATTGTAAATACTGACAACTTCGCGCGCCGCAATTTACGACTCGCAGGCTATGAAGAAGATCCACTCGAAGACGATAAATTCACGAAATACCAAGTTTTCCGCGTCGAATTAACACAACTCACTCGAAAATCGCTCGAAACGACACAATTAAGCACTCCGGAAATCGACAGATGTAAAAACTTTTTCGCACTCGGTATGATCCTCTGGCTTTACAATCGCCCAATGGAATACACGATGAAGTGGATCAAGGAGAAATTCGCGAAGAGACCGCAGTATATAGAATCCAACATCCTCGCGCTCCGTGCTGGGAACACCTACTGTGAAGCGACCGAGCAGTTTGCCGTCTCCTATGATGTAAAACCCGCCGATTTTGAACCCGGTACCTATCGGAACATCGAAGGGAATATGGCAACCGTGCTTGGACTTGTCGCCGCTTCGTATCAATCTGGTCTCCCTCTCGTTTACGGCAGCTACCCGATCACACCGGCAAGTGATATTCTTCACGGACTTGCGCAATATCGGAATTTTGGGGTTGTCACAATGCAGATGGAGGATGAGATTGCCGCTGTCGGTGTCGCAATCGGTGCGGCATTTAGTGGCGCGCTCGGTGTCACGGGTAGTAGTGGACCCGGGCTCGCTCTCAAATCGGAAGCGATTAACCTCGCGATGATTGCCGAACTTCCGCTCGTGGTATGCAATATCCAGCGTGCGGGTCCCTCAACAGGAATGCCGACAAAGACGGAACAATCGGATCTCTTGCAAATGTTCTACGGCAGGAACGGCGAATCTCCGTTGCCTATTATTGCCCCCTCACGTCCCTTCGACTGCTTTGAGACTGTCTATGAAGCCTGTCGCATTGCCGTGAAATATAGGACGGCGGTCATCTTCCTATCAGATCTCTATATCGGGATGGGGGCTGA
Coding sequences within:
- a CDS encoding 2-oxoacid:acceptor oxidoreductase subunit alpha, yielding MRKPVEQIEEATILFAGDSGDGSQTIGTQMTETTALIGNDVATLPDYPAEIRAPAGSLAGVSGFQLHFSSEQIHTPGDLCDVLVAMNPAALKVHLNKLKPNGILIVNTDNFARRNLRLAGYEEDPLEDDKFTKYQVFRVELTQLTRKSLETTQLSTPEIDRCKNFFALGMILWLYNRPMEYTMKWIKEKFAKRPQYIESNILALRAGNTYCEATEQFAVSYDVKPADFEPGTYRNIEGNMATVLGLVAASYQSGLPLVYGSYPITPASDILHGLAQYRNFGVVTMQMEDEIAAVGVAIGAAFSGALGVTGSSGPGLALKSEAINLAMIAELPLVVCNIQRAGPSTGMPTKTEQSDLLQMFYGRNGESPLPIIAPSRPFDCFETVYEACRIAVKYRTAVIFLSDLYIGMGAEPWKIPQLSELPEIRADFAVGADTNNGFEPYLRDPETLARPWAKPGTTGLEHRIGGLEKSDVTGHVSYDAENHQRMVEIRAEKVARIADELPPTEVFGATEGDILLLGWGGTYGAIRTTAENYIAEGLPVAHVHLRHLNPFPKDLVDILQRFKKILIPELNSGQLLQLIRSTYLIDAIGLNKVQGQPFHVFELASKIDEILEEIGQA
- a CDS encoding CBS domain-containing protein, with translation MDTRTLSLPISTLNYKQPTTVQIGSPVSVVIDMMQEKRTGCVLVVDEDEQLIGIITERDLLQHLSGQRAAPAEFKVEQVMTADPETLRASDPIAFALNLMHLGHFRHLPLCVWDDQGEAYPIGIISTRDILEHIAIFIENQE
- a CDS encoding CBS domain-containing protein yields the protein MLYDLAIDEELEQMDEDAALRAWSAPEIQVSLKDLMRPIIQIDIDANTNEAIDLLLANNIGAAPVVENGYLRGIFSERDVLNQILNKQVGDLDDINVTEFMIADPQTAQPEDTLNTAILYMARGGYRHVPIVDTENRPIGMVSIRDAISYLVEEFLQEVLTLPPKPVRDAFKAREGA